The Cottoperca gobio chromosome 15, fCotGob3.1, whole genome shotgun sequence genome segment CTATATAAAgacaattttattaaatattaacgACATTAAAATCTCCCACTATCCAAATCATCCCCCCTTCGTCTACAAATCCAACCACTGTAGCACGAATGCAGActtgaaacaaaataaatggtCATCCCCCTAAGTGCCAACAAACAAAGGACATGCACGTTCATGCTTATAGACAAACTTCTACCATAAACATCAGAATTGTAATTTCAAGTGATTTACAGATTAACCTGATATGTTCTTGTCTGGACATCACAgagtgtttacatttaaaaaagctgtCTTCCAGAGAACTACCACATGATGAAAACTTACAGCTTCTAAGTCTAAAGCAGTACATCAGGTTTCATGCTAGAGGGCAGCAAAGCGCTGCTAACAAGCTTTCAGTGGTCTGTGTTTTTGCTGAGTCATCACAGATAGTGAATGGCAACAAGCTGAAATGTTCCGGCAGTAAAAGAAATATGGAATGATTTTGCTAATCAGTGGAGATTATGACAAACATATGCCTTTAACACAAGCTACAATTGAAATGAACTTTACGCACGCGCGCGATGACTTGTGCTTCAAAGATCTTTGCAGATGTTTTCCGTATGGTGGATGTATGCAAGATAAGGCAACCGTTGAGCAATTAGCTCGGAGCTCTGGGAGGAGGCGAGCGTGTTTCCCTGCGTGCAGTGGGGTCTGGCCAGGAGGGCCCAATCCTGCTTCAGTGGGCTTTGCCGTTGCCGTTCATGTGGCTGGTGCTTGACAGGGACACCTCAGTGCTGTAGAGACAGTCCAGGAAACCTCGGGAGATCTCCGTCACCATGGATCTGTCTGGGATGGACTGGGCCATGCCGTAGATCGCTCCCTGAAACAGGAAGAGAGTTAAAGCGATTCACACTGATAGATTATCACCAGTCTGTGATAGTTTGAGAGCATTTCAGGAAATATTTGCCGTCCTTATAAACCTCCCTTGACTTCCAGAAAACAGACTTTGTCATTCTACATATACTGTAGACTGAGCGCCATTGTGTTAGCCCAGGGGTTTTCAAAGTCGGACACAGCAGGATTTTGCTATTTATggcctttgttttctttcccgGGTGTGCTCATAACGAACATGACTGGCCTGAAGCCGGTTTGTGCCTGTTGGGTGGAGTTTCCACTCTGTTTAAATGAATGCAGTTTGTGTCGACTAGAACAGACACCTTCTGCAGCAGGATAACAAAATGCCACGTGTACCAACAGCATGGTAAACAACAGAGACTGGCAAACATACTTTACATGCTTTGTCATGCCTCATTACGACTGGATTACGATCTCACACTTGTCTCTATGATTCATGAACACACACCAACAGGATTCTCCACTTTGAGTTGTCTGGTTTCCTCCTACAGTCCAAAGACATGTAGGTCTGCTGAACTGGAAACTGAACGGTGTCTATTATGTGGTAGGCTGGCAACAACGCAACAGGTGACATTGTGTAATCAAAGCAAAATGGTGagttattgattattgattctGAGTACTGACcccaaaatgtgtcttttacttttattgctTCAGATAGAAAACACATATTATGATATCATACTCCATTGTGGCTGCGCTGAAGATTTCACAATGTGCCATCACAGAGTCTTTTTAACAAAGTTATTATGATAGTGTGGACTTCTCCTAAACATCATGCAGGGTGTTATACAAGTTCCTCTTAAGCGTGTACTTGTTTAGTGCTGCAGTATTGTATATATGCGGAAGCACTGAGAGGGAAGTGAGAAACAAATATTCTAGTGATCCAGTTTCTCTGTCtgatcaaaaaaaaaaaaaaggttcctgtttatgacttaagaacaggtgaaaaaaatAGTCTTGACaggataatgtttttaaagctcCTTAATTAATTTTGCCAGGTAAAAATATAAGTCTTAAAATATTGGAGAACCAGAATGTATTTTCCCTCCGTTCATATTCTTGTTGTTTGAGAATATGTCACTCTACATGAtatgaaatgtacatgtacGTTTAGAATACTTATATACGAATTTGTTACTTAAACGTCGTGCTGTATATTCAGTGTTTGAACGCAGCACGATGGAGTTATAAGCACAGCTCGCTCACCATTCCTGTGGTTTTCTCTTTGGGGTTCTTCATGATGATGGCGACCTGCTCTCTGACATCACTGACAAACCGATCAGCGACGCCCTGCTGCGTGTGCAGAACTGTGCAACAAATGTGGATGCTGCGAAAGAAAACATCATACAGTTGTTACACTCCTGACTACTCGTGACATATTAAAActatttcattattttgagCATGTACCTGGATGGGTACTGCAGTGTGTTCAGATTCCAGCCCTTTGACGTCAGAGCATTAGACAGACGGAAAATATCGAAAACATCGGAGCCTATTGCCACCACGGACACCTCCGGGtccccaaacacaaacacacctttcaTCTTGCCGATtctgtaaatgaaaaaaaacagacaaaatgatttaaataatgtatgaaATCAAAAGTTTGAGAGTTGCTTCTGACATCTTGACTTTAGGTCTTACTCTGTTTTGATTTTGTGCGCTGTGCTGATGATTTTCTTGGTGGCGTCGATGTATCCATTCTCTCCCATGTGCATCATGGTCGCCCAGCAGGCGGCGATGATTCCTCCGGGCCTGGAGCCTGCAATGGAGGGCGAGGCGTAGATTCCCCCCTGCCAGTCTGGAGCTACGAAGTACTGGTAGTGACGGTACGTTTTATCACTGTAGAGGATCACAGAGGAACCTTTGGGGGCGTAACCATACTGGGGGGGAATGCAGTGACACACAGTATTAGAATTCCTATAAAAGTATGGCCTGGAGGAGCCATTTAGGATTTAACATTGGTCTTTTAATTCTATGACTACTACTTTAAACATAGTAAAATATCCATTTCCTGGATTTGTTATAAGATATTGTGCTGCTGTTTTCTTCTGAAGTAAGAAAGctttaaagcagctttaatttAAAGTGAATCAACAACCACTCCTTACCTTGTGGGTGTCTGCAGAGATGCTGGTAACGCCTTTTACCCTGAAGTCGAACGGGGCGAGTGGGTAACCAGCCTTGGCCATGAACACAATGAGAAAACCTCCCAGACAGGCATCCACATGCAGTGGGAGGCTATAGCGCACAGCCAGCTGCAACACACCGAGGGAAAGTGTCAGGAGATTTGACTTCCCGGTTTTCATTTCAGAATCTTTAGAGGGAAACATGTTTCACTTCTGACCTTGGCGACTTCCTCAATGGGATCGATGATTCCATGAGGAAACTGAGGCGCCGAGCACACAAGCATGGCGGTGTTTTTGTTGATGGCTCTCTTCATGGCCTtgagagagcaaaagaaacaATATGGGAATAACTCATGTCTAAGAAAAGCAGTCAATTGGCACATACGGTCTTCTTTGTATTCTCACCTTCACGTCTACTTTCATGGTTTTCTTGTCAAGCGGAACGTGAACAAGCTTCATCCCAAAGTAATGCGCTGCTTTGTCAAATGCTGCGTGGACACTCACAGGTGCAAGACTGCAAAACgtagaaaaatataaattataattttacaACTTCTGTGGAAAACAGTCGAAAGGAAGCCAATGGTCAATGCTGTGTTCATTCTTTACTGGCATGACCATGATTAAGTTCAGACGTGTTCTTCAAGGTTTTATTTAATAGAATTGTATTCTTACTTCTTTTATTGCcgtcttatttttattttatttttgggtcatttgttggttttatttatttatatatattttttacttttttcttacTTTGTACATACATAAAGTTTTGCTTGCTTCGGTGGTAAAACTGAAGAAGttggcaaaataaatataacatcaTATTACAAATCCACAGGATTAGGTTCCTAGCGGAGCTTGAAGTATGTCTTCTggataaccctaacccttcaccAAATTAAACCTCAGTCGTGGCAACGCTGTTAAACTTGCAAGAATCTTAATTACAGACGAAAAAATGGGTCAGACTAAAATGGAAATCAGAAGACCCTTTACCAGTTGGAATGTGGATTGcagaaattaataattatatatcactagagaaaattacatattgGTTGAGAAACCCTTTTTCTTTGAAAGAAATGGCAACGTTTTACCGATTGTATTATAACACTGAACCACATTGTGTGGATCCATTTGTATcatgtaattatgttttattatgctACAATATAAAAAGTCTCACTGGCCATTAATGATCCCAAACAATATTACGAccattaaaaaagagaaagattgtCTTGTCGTTTATTTAGTGTCACATTAGTGCTTCttactgtgttgttgttgtaagtgTACATTTTTGGAAAAGTGACTGA includes the following:
- the sgpl1 gene encoding sphingosine-1-phosphate lyase 1 isoform X1, which encodes MDYWSALEVYKEMVLLYLEEGRRQVNSRCTDLEPWQIIGATVITTMGAVWIKGFLFQQESLLSRIKKLCFRLIRKIPFIGATIQSQLNKALDDMSTSLCTLKAGMSYTKQLPSKGLSQSQVLDKIREYETLNEVKWENGCVSGAVYWGDESLTNLLVKVYGDFAWSNPLHPDIFPGVRKMEAEVVRMACTLFHGGPSSCGAVTSGGTESILMACKAYRDMAYERGVKYPEILAPVSVHAAFDKAAHYFGMKLVHVPLDKKTMKVDVKAMKRAINKNTAMLVCSAPQFPHGIIDPIEEVAKLAVRYSLPLHVDACLGGFLIVFMAKAGYPLAPFDFRVKGVTSISADTHKYGYAPKGSSVILYSDKTYRHYQYFVAPDWQGGIYASPSIAGSRPGGIIAACWATMMHMGENGYIDATKKIISTAHKIKTEIGKMKGVFVFGDPEVSVVAIGSDVFDIFRLSNALTSKGWNLNTLQYPSSIHICCTVLHTQQGVADRFVSDVREQVAIIMKNPKEKTTGMGAIYGMAQSIPDRSMVTEISRGFLDCLYSTEVSLSSTSHMNGNGKAH
- the sgpl1 gene encoding sphingosine-1-phosphate lyase 1 isoform X2, with amino-acid sequence MSSDSALEVYKEMVLLYLEEGRRQVNSRCTDLEPWQIIGATVITTMGAVWIKGFLFQQESLLSRIKKLCFRLIRKIPFIGATIQSQLNKALDDMSTSLCTLKAGMSYTKQLPSKGLSQSQVLDKIREYETLNEVKWENGCVSGAVYWGDESLTNLLVKVYGDFAWSNPLHPDIFPGVRKMEAEVVRMACTLFHGGPSSCGAVTSGGTESILMACKAYRDMAYERGVKYPEILAPVSVHAAFDKAAHYFGMKLVHVPLDKKTMKVDVKAMKRAINKNTAMLVCSAPQFPHGIIDPIEEVAKLAVRYSLPLHVDACLGGFLIVFMAKAGYPLAPFDFRVKGVTSISADTHKYGYAPKGSSVILYSDKTYRHYQYFVAPDWQGGIYASPSIAGSRPGGIIAACWATMMHMGENGYIDATKKIISTAHKIKTEIGKMKGVFVFGDPEVSVVAIGSDVFDIFRLSNALTSKGWNLNTLQYPSSIHICCTVLHTQQGVADRFVSDVREQVAIIMKNPKEKTTGMGAIYGMAQSIPDRSMVTEISRGFLDCLYSTEVSLSSTSHMNGNGKAH